GGccggccgcgccccgccgccgacTCGAACTCCAACACGGGGAGCTTCGAGTCGTCCGAAGCCGGCGACGAGTACATGAACTGCATGCAGGCACCCGCCGCTCCATGCATCccccagcagcagcagcagtacaTCAGTCAGACGGGCACGGTGGACAGCAGCAACTTCTTCTACGAGGACACCATGCCCAACCAGCAGTTCCAGGGGCAATGGAACGCCGCACCAGCCGCGCCGGTGCCGGAGCAGAAACTACAGAGCCCATTGTCGACGGCCGCCTCCTTCCACCAGAACGACCACAGCCACGCCGTCGCCGCGAACGATTTCTACAAGGTCGAGGGGTACTTGGAGGAGATCGCGAGGATGATGGAGGTCACCGATCCGACAGGGTTTTACGACTACAGATCATACGGTTGATCGGCCGAGCTTCGCACGTCTTCAGAGTTGTTCAGGGTAGACAAGCAGAATTCGCCGACACGCTAGAACAGATGCTGTCGAGTGAGGAACTGACGTGCAGGGCCCGCACCACAGAGAGCTGAGGCCTATAGTCAGCAGAGCTTTCTCTCTTTTGATTTCTCTTCGATCTGATCTACTCCCTCCGATTCATAACAAGTGtcgcagttttgaactaagattagTTCAACCTTAGTTCAAAACTGCTACACTTATTTTAGATCGTAAGGAGTTAGTGTATGAACCATGTGTGCTTGTGATACATAGTATGACTTGTGTGTGtaacatagtaagagtgacatataAATATTTGCCCCAGGCATTGTTTAATTCAATCAgccatgtgtgatcattcttgtacCTTGTTCTGGTCACTCAGATATGCACAAGTAAATTAATGTTGCTGGTTGGACAGTAAAATCGAAACAAATGAACAACAGAGTAGAAAATACGTTTTTTTTATTGTGTGCATTTTCCTCCTGTTAGTGTTTGATGTGTTAGTGAAAATTTTCATGCAAAAATGAACAATTATCCTTCCTTGttaaaaaaaaaaagaaagatTGGCGCTCTCTTTTTTTAGCACAGGCCTGAATACTTGTGTTTTTCCATAAACTTTTGAAACAAAAAAAGGGCAAGAACATGTATATGTCTAatatttttcataatttttggcgCCCGTAAAAGTATTCTTGGCAAGCAGGAGCATATATACCAAGGAAccaaatacagggaaatgtaaaAGTGTTTTTCCACACCAGATTTCTTATCACTTTCAGAGTTAAGTGAACAAAAATAATCAGTTCTACACGCATCCAGTTTGTCGCTCCTAGATtcatctcccccccccccccccccccactagTCATACAAAATTGCGCATGATCTTCGTTCGCATGCGCAATCTAAACATTTGATTGGGTACATTTTGTCATTTACCAAAGAAAAATGTATTCTCTATTATGTTAAATAGTAGAAAGGTGATGTAAGCGTCATTTTCAAGATTTCTTGTGCTGGCCTCCCAATTTGACTCTATCAGCACCCTGGTGAATTTCTCCCAGGTTGATGCTGTAATTCAATGTTCTTGACTCACTTGAAGCATGAGAGTGAATAAAAATTTACATGATGTCAAACTATCAAACTGAACACATCTTTGCTTAGGTCACTGCCACGAACAGTTAACGAAAAGGACATAGCATTCTGGGGGCTGGGTGGGACTTCCTCGAGCATGAAATTGTCGTCTATAAACTCCAAAAACTTGAATATATATCATATGGGCAGGAAACATCGAGCCAGGTCAAACATTTTACTCATGTTAACTACCTGTTTGGCTTAAATATTTATCAGCGCATTTGGATAATTGCAAAAACAGATATGGATAATTGCAGGATGTCTTGTCTGACCTAGGAGGCCATACAATTGCCTGTTTAGTGTTCCGAATGTTAACCTAATAGAATGGCCTAGCAAAGCAGCATTGGAATAGAAACAGTCAAATCAAAACCTTCAGAATTCGTCGCGGACAAGGATGTAAAGGCAAATTCTGGTTGAAGAAAGACACCATTGAAGAGTGATGACAAGACATCAAAAGTCTTTTAACAATACGTCAGAATTTATTCGCATCCTTTTCCAAGGTAAACAGGAAGGAGTGATAATTTCTCTTCTGCTTGCGAAATACTGTACATTATTTCTCGGTTGTGGCAGTCGTGCTTACGAAAGGTAAGACAACTAGTATCAGGAACTAAAACTGCATATCATGGACGGAATAGAAGAAAGTACCACACAAAGACCGGAACATAACATGCAGAAGTACTAGTTAAGAATCTTGATGTCAATTATATTTGAAATCAACAACGTTGATTTGTCTTGGAACTAGGAACAGTACTCCTTTAATATAAAGTGGTCGATAGAACGACCGCTTCTACAAGCTACATACTGGAGGATAGTAGAGGTTAACAAAACTGTGCAGAAGCCATTAGGAATGTGGCAGCAAAAAGCCAAATTACTTGGAAGCTTCATAACTCTTCGCAGACCAAGACATCATGTAAAAGCAGCAACACGTAGATGGTTAGATGCAGCAGTATCACTTTCCTCACCTTCTACACCTGAAAAGTGAGATGTGTTTCCAGTGGAGCATTTCCTGCAAAAATCAAACAAGAACATCACATTACACCATTGAAAGAAGGAATGATTATGCACTCAAAAGATTTTAAAACACGTTTGGCCAGATTAAAGCGTATTTGATGTGAAACGGAAGAAAATACTGAACCTTTGAGAAAGCAGCTTCTCTTCAGATAAAGCCTTTTCAAGCCTCTCCTCGAATGACATCGCGTGCCAACTAACCTTCTGATCCTGATCATGTAATGCATTATTCCTAGGTAAGCCACTTCTACATAATTAAGTAACAGAAACTAAGAGAATGAGAAATAGACTTTACTTCTTTGTACTTATTTGTTGAGTTGGGAATGCCATTTCCATCCCACCATTTAGGAGTAAAATTATCTGGCTCTTCGGATTTCCAGTGAGCCGCGACCATTCCAATGATAGGCCTATCCTCATCAGAACTCTTAGCAGAATTAAATGTATCACTTGTATAGCTTTCATCTCTGATCGCCTTACTGGAACTTGGAGGCTTCAACCACTGGGACAAGCTTGGGAATTCGACATCTGAACCACTATTTGTTGTAATCACCTTATTTCTTCTGGCATGAACTGTTACATCAGTGGCCTGGCATTTCTCCACAAAAGATGTGCTATCACTTGTCTTGTTATAAGATGATACAGAACCCTCAGAGTTCTGGAACACGGAACATTCATCAGATATTGAAGTTTCAACCAAATCCGGACTGTCATTCTTTGCACCCTTGAGATCCTCATCACATATATCAGGCTGGCAGGGATCTTCTCTGTACACTCCACAATGTCCGAGATCCTGAGAGGAATTCAGACCTTCGTGCAAATCATGCGAACAAGACCTAGTACAGTTCTCGTCTGTTAACTCTTCCAAGTCAGGTACCTGAGTGTTAACTGGAGTATGTATCCCACCATTCACTTTCAAAGGAGTTGAAAAGGGTGAAGACTTGGATCCATCGAGATAGATATCATCATTACTGGTGACAGAGCATGACTCCAAGGTGGTTAACTTGATCCTGCAGTCGAGCACAGGCTCATTATTCACACCGTCAGAGTCTATGCTCTTGCTCACAGGTTCAGTATCATGCTGGTTTGATGCATCGCAACCATTCCTAGAAGAGCTGTCATCAAGAAGTAAAAACATCGACATTATTTAATCTATCGACTTATTAAAGTGAAGAGAAAATCCCAGACTCTTCAGAAACAGTGAACAGACTAAAGGCATTGGTATTTCAGCAGATAGCATGAGGTCTGCATACCTTGTAGCATCTGGCGGATAGGAGCTTTGATGAGACGCTGAAGGAGTTTGGCATTCATCAGCCTTCAGTACTTCCATGGAATTCATGTTTTCAGACAAGGCAGTTCGCAGCACTGAATGTGTTTCATACTGCAGAGCTGAATCCGTGCTTTCAGGCCCTTTAAGGATTTCATTTGGAGTTTCCGACAGTGCACCGCCATTTTTGAGGATAGTGGCCTGTTAATATCAGTGAAAGTCAGTCTGTTGCTGAGAACATACATGCGGGTAATCAACATGTTGAATTCACTGCTATAAATCCACTGCCACCTGAGTGAGTTATGTATGAGTAGCAAATTCTCATCCTCACTGAGTGACCCATGTGTAAGATTAGCAGTTAGCTACAAAGAGCAATGTAGATTCAAGAGAAGAAAAGCCACCGATCGATTGTCATTATAAACGCAACTACAGAAGCTATAATGGCTTGATCCATTGAACTCCTATATCAGTGCAAACAAAGAAATGAGCAACAGCCAGCTCACAAGTGCAGTGCTGCATTTTTGTGCAGTTAGTGTCAGTGCGAATGCCGATAGCGCTAACGCCAGAAGCATCATGCATATAAAGACATAATCCCTCTTTGTGTACTGAAAATGCTGAAACTGATGCACATGCGTCACTAGCCAGACAAAATTCAGGTCTCAAGTGGCAAGATACAGCTCAGAATAGATTAGCAAGGAAGCAGATCTGAACCGGGCCAGATTCAGAGAAGCGATCGCCATACCTCCTCGTGCACGAGCTCCGGATCCACCCTGTTGCTCCCGGCGTCCCGGTCCGACCCCGAGCTCGTGGCCTGCGATCCCTCATCTTCACCAACAATACAAAAATCGAACACCAAAGAAGCGCACGACAGCGTCAGAACCGAGCAGAGGATTGAACGGCTCGAGAAGGAGAAACGCAAAAACGGAAGGGGAAAAAAATGCAGACCTTCGCGCAGGAACACTGCGGACAGCGCGTTCCTGGACGGCGGCGCCCTCCTCTCGCCAACCTGATCGGCACGGACCGAAAATAAAAAAAAACGAACAAAATTAACCAATCGCGGCCGAAATTTCCACGCCCCAGCTAGCTGATCCGCGTCCGG
This sequence is a window from Triticum urartu cultivar G1812 unplaced genomic scaffold, Tu2.1 TuUngrouped_contig_6853, whole genome shotgun sequence. Protein-coding genes within it:
- the LOC125531166 gene encoding protein JASON-like (The sequence of the model RefSeq protein was modified relative to this genomic sequence to represent the inferred CDS: added 42 bases not found in genome assembly), with product MGCLFDCFRAAGGEPRAGRARAQLISSSVVPNTKVGERRAPPSRNALSAVFLREDEGSQATSSGSDRDAGSNRVDPELVHEEATILKNGGALSETPNEILKGPESTDSALQYETHSVLRTALSENMNSMEVLKADECQTPSASHQSSYPPDATSSSRNGCDASNQHDTEPVSKSIDSDGVNNEPVLDCRIKLTTLESCSVTSNDDIYLDGSKSSPFSTPLKVNGGIHTPVNTQVPDLEELTDENCTRSCSHDLHEGLNSSQDLGHCGVYREDPCQPDICDEDLKGAKNDSPDLVETSISDECSVFQNSEGSVSSYNKTSDSTSFVEKCQATDVTVHARRNKVITTNSGSDVEFPSLSQWLKPPSSSKAIRDESYTSDTFNSAKSSDEDRPIIGMVAAHWKSEEPDNFTPKWWDGNGIPNSTNKYKEDQKVSWHAMSFEERLEKALSEEKLLSQRKCSTGNTSHFSGVEGEESDTAASNHLRVAAFT
- the LOC125531165 gene encoding uncharacterized protein LOC125531165, yielding RPRPAADSNSNTGSFESSEAGDEYMNCMQAPAAPCIPQQQQQYISQTGTVDSSNFFYEDTMPNQQFQGQWNAAPAAPVPEQKLQSPLSTAASFHQNDHSHAVAANDFYKVEGYLEEIARMMEVTDPTGFYDYRSYG